In Akkermansia muciniphila ATCC BAA-835, the genomic stretch CGGACTTTGGCTTTCTGCCTTACATGGCTGAGAGCCCTTTTTCCATGAACCATTTTTTCACGGCGGTCAGCTGCGGATTGACGGCGGGAGCGCACAGTATATTTTGCGAAAATTTGGCTAACCGTAAGGTTGCCCTGTTCGAAAAGTTTGAAAATATTATCTCTCACCCTCATGGCTTCCTGAAGCGCCGCGTCAGCGCCCCCGTATTGAGAATCGGAGAAATAACGGGTGAATAAACGCTTGTTCTTACAGATCGCCAACCGATAGCCCTGAAAGGCCGTTGTTTCGTAAGTGTAACGGGTGATGTTTTTACAAGGCATATGAACAGAAGTTATGGGACCGGGTGATAGAAGCAGTGATAAACTTCTATTAGAATAAGTTCCATTTCCTGTAAAATCCAGAAAAAACACAATTTGTTAGATTGAGTGCAAAAAATGCACTACTAGATGCTTGTGGACAGGTTATTGTGGCGTGTCATCCCTGACATAAAAACAACCGTCGGAAACACGGATTTTCAATTTTTCCCCTGCATGCACCTGGTTTGTCTGCCGGATAAGCTGCTTATCCTGGTTTTCCACCAGGGCATATCCGCGGCGCAGGGTCTGTTCCGGGCTGTGTGCTTCAAGACGTGCTTGAATAAGAGTGAGTTGTGAAGATAAATCCGTCATGCGGGCGGCGGCAGCATGGGATAAACCGGCCTGAAGGGAAGCCAGAAGCTGTGTACGCTCCCGGTTCCTGTGGGCGGGATGGCGCATTTGCAGTTGATGTTCCAATTTGTTAATATGCAGCGCATTATGAAAAATTCTCGTGGTTGCGGCATTCTGCAGAGTTTCTTCCATATCGTCCAGGCGCTGAGAATAAGGAGAGAGCAGGGAATACGCATCCAACAGTTTCCCTCGCAGGTAAACATCCAGTTTCAGCTTGGAACGCAAGAGGGAATGCCGAGCGGATGCATGAAGAGCCTGTTCCATTCTGGACAGCTTGCGGAGCCATTCGGGGCCGTCCGGTGTGGCCAGTTCCGCGGCTGCAGTGGGAGTGGGAGCGCGCAGATCCGCTACAAAATCGGCAATGGTGAAGTCCGTATCATGACCCACTGCGGAAATCACGGGAACGGTACATTCGTAAATGGCGCGCGCCACCGTTTCCTCATTGAAATTCCACAAATCCTCAATGGAGCCGCCGCCGCGGCCTACAATGAGCACGTCCACGGGAGGGAGACCGTTAAAGGGGGCTCCGGACCAAGCGCGCACGGCTGCGGCTATTTCGTGCTCCGCTCCTGCCCCCTGCACGCGTATGGGCAGCAGATAAGCCTTCACCCACGGGGCGCGGCGTTCCAATACGTGCCGCATGTCCTGGATGACGGCGCCGGTGGGGGAGGTGACGATGCCGATGGCGCGGGGGAACGTGGGAATTTTCTTTTTGTGTTCCGCATCAAACAACCCCTCGCGCTGGAGTTTGGCTTTCAACTCCAAAAAGCGAGTCTGCAAATCTCCCTGTCCTGCAGCTTTTACCTGCCTGATGACCAGCTGGAGTTGCCCCCGGTCCGGGTATACGGTGGCGCTGCCCAGGACATGGACTTTCATCCCTTCCTGGAGCCGTATGGGGCATTTGGAAGCCGCTGCCTTGAAAAAGGCGCAGAAAATTTCCGCTCCCTGTTCCTTCAGGGTGAAATAAACGTGGCCGCTGGTGTGATGCTTGACGTTACTCAGTTCTCCCACCACCCACTGGGTGCCCATAGCGATGCTGACCGTGTCCCTCAGGCGGTAAACGAGCTGTTTGACTGTGATGGGTTTGGGCGCGGCGGGCGTTTCCTCCGGGAATTCCATAAATTACGGTTCAAAGGGGATGTTCAGCGCTTCATACGCCAGCATCCTGCATTGCTTGATATCCAGCTTGCCGGATGGGAGCACCGGGATGCGTTCTACGGGAATAATCTCCTTGGGGCACCAGAGGGCCGGCAGACCCTGGTCAATCAGGCCGTGCCTGATGAGGGTTCGCGCCTGGTGCACGTAATCCGTCACCAGGGTGGTGAGCAGGGCTACGGCTTCCCCTTTTACGGGATCCGGAATGGTGACGACGGCTATCCGCCGTTCTTCGTCCGCCGGATCCAGATTCCAAATGTTCATAATGGCTGCTTCCAGGGCTTCATGAGGCACCATTTCCCCGCCTATTTTGGAAAAGCGGGAAATGCGTCCTTCAATCTTCAGGAAGCCGAATTCGTCTGCGGAACCTATGTCTCCGGTTTTTAGCCAGCCGTCCACGAAAATATCGCGATCCGTCTCCGGACCGCCCAGATAGCCGGGA encodes the following:
- the xseA gene encoding exodeoxyribonuclease VII large subunit; its protein translation is MEFPEETPAAPKPITVKQLVYRLRDTVSIAMGTQWVVGELSNVKHHTSGHVYFTLKEQGAEIFCAFFKAAASKCPIRLQEGMKVHVLGSATVYPDRGQLQLVIRQVKAAGQGDLQTRFLELKAKLQREGLFDAEHKKKIPTFPRAIGIVTSPTGAVIQDMRHVLERRAPWVKAYLLPIRVQGAGAEHEIAAAVRAWSGAPFNGLPPVDVLIVGRGGGSIEDLWNFNEETVARAIYECTVPVISAVGHDTDFTIADFVADLRAPTPTAAAELATPDGPEWLRKLSRMEQALHASARHSLLRSKLKLDVYLRGKLLDAYSLLSPYSQRLDDMEETLQNAATTRIFHNALHINKLEHQLQMRHPAHRNRERTQLLASLQAGLSHAAAARMTDLSSQLTLIQARLEAHSPEQTLRRGYALVENQDKQLIRQTNQVHAGEKLKIRVSDGCFYVRDDTPQ